A window of Eucalyptus grandis isolate ANBG69807.140 chromosome 4, ASM1654582v1, whole genome shotgun sequence genomic DNA:
CGAGGTTGGAATCATCTGGGAGCATAATCTACAGAAAGCTCAAGTGCAAAGAGCCCACTGGCTCGGAATTGATGTCTTACATGTCCATCCTCTATCAAATTTGTCCATACTGGAAGTTTGCCTACGAGTCGGCAAATGTTGTAATTGGGGAAGCTATAAAGTACGAGTCAAGAATCCACATAATTGACTTCCAGATCGCTCAAGGAAGCCAGTGGATCCCTATTATCCAGGGCCTTGCAGGACGAACGGGTGGGCCCCCTCTCATTCGCATCACTGGTGTTGATGACTCCCAGTCAGCTCACGCTCGTGGAGGGGGGCTTGACATTGTCGGGAAGAGGCTAGAGAAGGTTGCCGAGTTGTGTGGAGTGCCATTTGAGTTCCACGCTGCCGCCATGTGTGGAAGTCAGGTTGAACGAGAGGACCTCAGAGTGCGACCTGGCGAAGCTATAGCCGTGaattttccctttgttttgCATCACATGCCAGATGAAAGCGTCAGTACCGATAATCACCGCGATCGGCTGCTGAGATTGGTTAAGAGTCTATCCCCAAAGGTGGTCACCCTCGTGGAGCAAGAGTCTAAAACCAACACGTGCCCATTCTATCAAGGTTCATAGAGACTTTGGACTATTATACCGCAATGTTTGAGTCAATTGATGTAGCATGCCGACGGGATGACAAGCAAAGGATCAGTGCGGAGCAGCATTGTGTCGCCAGGGACATAGTCAACATGATAGCTTGTGAGGCGACGGAAAGGGTTGAAAGGCATGAACTTTTGGGGAAATGGAGGTCAAGGTTTACGATGGCCGGGTTTCAGCAGTTCCCATTGAGTTCTGCAGTTACTGATGCTGTCAGAAATCTATTAAGGGAATATAACGAGAATTATAGAATCGAAGAGAAGGATGGAGCTCTTTATCTCTGGTGGAGGAATCGAGCTATGGCAACTTCTTCTGCGTGGTGGTGAAACTTGTGGGTTTTGACGAGTCTGTAAAGTTTTGTACTAGTTGTAGTTCATGTTTAGCTTGATGATTAGCTTTAATTCTACTTCCATAGGATCAAGGGAGCAATGTCTAGAACTTCCACTACACTGTCATAAAATTCCCaacttgaatttgaaaaaaaaaaaaaaatctttgtaaatGTCTGCCTTGGAACGAAGCAGATAGAATTTTCTTACGCTGCTATTTGAACCCCCGTTTTGCCCTTGATGGTCTAATTAGGCTGATTGTTGCAGAACTGTGATGAAATATGGTGCTGGTACTATCTTTGCAATTAATGAGATGTTAGTGTAGGGTAATGGAATTTACTGGCGGCAGGGAAGGTGAATTCTTTTTATCAAAGTTTCAGTTCTTGCTCAGTGAAGTCTACAGCACTGAGAGAAAAACTGTCGTACTTGCGAAATTAACATGAGTTGGCTATCTTTCTGGGAAAATCTCGCGTCATCTGCGTTTCTCCATCCGCATCAATCCAGAACTAGCTTTAGTGAACTCAGTTTCCGGCTGATCGTTCAGCAACAAGACGAGACGACGTAATCAAGCACGTAGAagttcatttttaatatttgaaggGGCTTTTGGCTCCTGTACAAATGCATGGAACTCAGGACACTAGAGGCAGAAGGTACTGCTCATGGCCAACATGGCAACCTAAGTCCCAGTTTTTCCCGTTATATTAATCTTTATATGATAACCAGGAAAGCAAGTAAAACCATTATCAAGGTATCTGAATGTCAAAAAAGTCTCCTTCTGCTCCTCCTTCCTCACCAATACTCCTTACAAGTGCACGAACCTCCAAGAAAATGATGGAAGCGGTTACGATCCCTAACTATGATCTCCCTGTCGTAAATCTTGGAGATAAGTTTTATGACCAAATGACAATCATCGCATATCCGCAAGTTCTTAACAATTCTAAGGGGAGTTCTGGGATTTGTACTGAGAAGTCCAAAAGCAATGGCCAGCTTCTCACTATGATGAGCCAATGCAATCTCTTTCTGTCTTTCCTCAAGATCATGTGAAACTAAAGACGTCAGTGGTTTGTACTCAGCAGCCTTCAACTTTTCGAGTATCTCACTCAACA
This region includes:
- the LOC104441491 gene encoding LOW QUALITY PROTEIN: scarecrow-like protein 13 (The sequence of the model RefSeq protein was modified relative to this genomic sequence to represent the inferred CDS: inserted 1 base in 1 codon; deleted 2 bases in 2 codons; substituted 1 base at 1 genomic stop codon), producing the protein MQTSHNRQNSAGIHGLYHQPVQDIDPYCSSNFQIMENNVSPDIGSQGTNFSIQGYDGQYFTLDSAPAVSSFGSYDSPSAVSVASNRSPFSTQGSHSYVSDAQHSSDYLYGSPISGSSVANGGPQMWDKLREIENSLLGPESDISDSCNCCLNSGSHQFTSLGSGMXSQMIEMIPKLDLKDVLIVCAQAVAEADMPRTAALMEVLERMVSVSGDPIQRLGAYLLEGLRARLESSGSIIYRKLKCKEPTGSELMSYMSILYQICPYWKFAYESANVVIGEAIKYESRIHIIDFQIAQGSQWIPIIQGLAGRTGGPPLIRITGVDDSQSAHARGGGLDIVGKRLEKVAELCGVPFEFHAAAMCGSQVEREDLRVRPGEAIAVNFPFVLHHMPDESVSTDNHRDRLLRLVKSLSPKVVTLVEQESKTNTCPFXSRFIETLDYYTAMFESIDVACRRDDKQRISAEQHCVARDIVNMIACEATERVERHELLGKWRSRFTMAGFQQFPLSSAVTDAVRNLLREYNENYRIEEKDGALYLWWRNRAMATSSAWW